A window of Equus caballus isolate H_3958 breed thoroughbred chromosome 10, TB-T2T, whole genome shotgun sequence contains these coding sequences:
- the ZNF573 gene encoding zinc finger protein 573 isoform X3 has product MILREETRRQHTDLDLQCEVISYVEMPTCEKDISSTQHQSIYNREKRNECKKYQKKFSGGCQLNLHHRFHIGERPYECKECGKNFRSGYQLTLHQRFHSAEKPYECTECGKNFKSGYQLTVHQRCHTGEKTYECRECGKAFIYASHIVQHERIHTGGKPYECQECGKAFSQGGHLRIHQRIHTGEKPYKCQDCGKAFSRRSNLVEHRQIHTVEKPYMCEKCGKAFRRGHQLTVHQSVHTGKKPYECKECGKGYTTASYLILHQRIHKGGKPYECKECRKTFTLYRNLTRHQNIHTGEKLFECRQCGKAYTTGSKLFQHQKIHTGEKPYECKECGKAFSLHGYLNQHQKIHTGVKPYECKECKKTFTLYRNLIRHQSIHTGKKLFECKECGKAYSTGSNLIQHQKTHTGEKPYECKECGKAFSLHGYLNQHQKIHTGVKPYECKVCRKTFTFYRNLTLHQSIHTDKKPFECKECGKAFRRSSHLTAHQSIHAEQKPYECQECGKAFKMYGYLTQHQKIHTGGKPYGCKECGKAFSRASNLVQHERIHTGEKPYVCKKCGKAFRYGSALKAHQGIHRDTRL; this is encoded by the coding sequence ATTTGGATTTACAGTGTGAGGTAATCAGCTATGTAGAAATGCCCACATGTGAAAAAGATATATCTTCTACACAACACCAGAGCATATATAACAGAGAGAAACGCAATGAATGTAAGAAATATCAGAAGAAATTTAGTGGTGGCTGTCAACTTAATCTCCATCACAGGTTTCATATTGGTGAAAGACCCTATGAATGCAAAGAATGTGGGAAGAACTTTCGTAGTGGCTATCAACTTACTCTACATCAAAGATTTCATTCTGCTGAGAAACCCTATGAGTGTACAGAATGTGGGAAGAACTTTAAAAGTGGTTACCAACTTACTGTACATCAGAGATGTCATACGGGTGAGAAAACCTATGAATGTcgggaatgtgggaaggcctttattTATGCCTCACACATTGTTCAGCATGAGAGAATTCACACTGGGGGGAAGCCTTATGAATGtcaggaatgtgggaaggcctttagtcAAGGCGGACACCTTAGAATTCatcaaagaattcatactggtgagaaaccctataaatgtcaggactgtgggaaggcctttagtaGGCGCTCAAACCTTGTTGAACATAGGCAAATTCATACTGTTGAGAAACCATACATGTGTGagaaatgtgggaaagcctttcgAAGAGGTCATCAACTTACTGTACATCAGAGTGTTCATACCGGTAAAAAACcatatgaatgtaaagaatgtgggaaggGCTATACCACTGCCTCATACCTTATCCTACATCAAAGAATTCATAAAGGCGGGAAACcatatgaatgtaaggaatgtagGAAAACCTTTACCTTGTATAGAAATCTTACTCGGCATCAGAAtattcatactggtgagaaacttTTTGAATGTAGGCAGTGTGGGAAGGCCTACACCACTGGCTCAAAACTTTTTCAACATCAGAAAATTCACACTGgtgagaagccctatgaatgtaaggaatgtgggaaggcctttagcTTGCATGGGTATCTCAATCAACATCAGAAAATTCACACTGGTGTGAAACCCTATGAGTGTAAGGAGTGTAAAAAAACTTTTACTTTGTATAGAAATCTTATTCGACATCAGAGTATTCATACCGGTAAGAAACTTtttgaatgtaaggaatgtgggaaggcctaTAGTACTGGCTCAAACCTGATTCAGCATCAGAAAACTCACACTGgtgagaagccctatgaatgtaaggaatgtgggaaggcctttagcTTGCATGGGTATCTTAATCAACATCAGAAAATTCACACTGGTGTGAAACCCTATGAGTGTAAGGTGTGTAGGAAAACCTTTACTTTCTATAGAAATCTTACTCTGCATCAGAGTATTCATACTGATAAGAAACCTtttgaatgtaaggaatgtgggaaagcctttagaCGCAGTTCACACCTGACTGCACACCAGAGTATTCATGCTGAgcaaaaaccctatgaatgtcaggaatgtgggaaggcctttaaaATGTATGGATACCTTACACAACATCAGAAAATTCATACTGGTGGGAAACCCTATGgctgtaaggaatgtgggaaggccttcagtcGTGCTTCAAACCTTGTTCAGCATGAAAGAATCCACACTGGTGAGAAGCCCTATGTGTGTAAGaagtgtgggaaggccttcagaTATGGTTCAGCCCTGAAAGCACATCAGGGAATTCATAGAGATACGCGACTCTAA
- the ZNF573 gene encoding zinc finger protein 573 isoform X4, producing the protein MPTCEKDISSTQHQSIYNREKRNECKKYQKKFSGGCQLNLHHRFHIGERPYECKECGKNFRSGYQLTLHQRFHSAEKPYECTECGKNFKSGYQLTVHQRCHTGEKTYECRECGKAFIYASHIVQHERIHTGGKPYECQECGKAFSQGGHLRIHQRIHTGEKPYKCQDCGKAFSRRSNLVEHRQIHTVEKPYMCEKCGKAFRRGHQLTVHQSVHTGKKPYECKECGKGYTTASYLILHQRIHKGGKPYECKECRKTFTLYRNLTRHQNIHTGEKLFECRQCGKAYTTGSKLFQHQKIHTGEKPYECKECGKAFSLHGYLNQHQKIHTGVKPYECKECKKTFTLYRNLIRHQSIHTGKKLFECKECGKAYSTGSNLIQHQKTHTGEKPYECKECGKAFSLHGYLNQHQKIHTGVKPYECKVCRKTFTFYRNLTLHQSIHTDKKPFECKECGKAFRRSSHLTAHQSIHAEQKPYECQECGKAFKMYGYLTQHQKIHTGGKPYGCKECGKAFSRASNLVQHERIHTGEKPYVCKKCGKAFRYGSALKAHQGIHRDTRL; encoded by the coding sequence ATGCCCACATGTGAAAAAGATATATCTTCTACACAACACCAGAGCATATATAACAGAGAGAAACGCAATGAATGTAAGAAATATCAGAAGAAATTTAGTGGTGGCTGTCAACTTAATCTCCATCACAGGTTTCATATTGGTGAAAGACCCTATGAATGCAAAGAATGTGGGAAGAACTTTCGTAGTGGCTATCAACTTACTCTACATCAAAGATTTCATTCTGCTGAGAAACCCTATGAGTGTACAGAATGTGGGAAGAACTTTAAAAGTGGTTACCAACTTACTGTACATCAGAGATGTCATACGGGTGAGAAAACCTATGAATGTcgggaatgtgggaaggcctttattTATGCCTCACACATTGTTCAGCATGAGAGAATTCACACTGGGGGGAAGCCTTATGAATGtcaggaatgtgggaaggcctttagtcAAGGCGGACACCTTAGAATTCatcaaagaattcatactggtgagaaaccctataaatgtcaggactgtgggaaggcctttagtaGGCGCTCAAACCTTGTTGAACATAGGCAAATTCATACTGTTGAGAAACCATACATGTGTGagaaatgtgggaaagcctttcgAAGAGGTCATCAACTTACTGTACATCAGAGTGTTCATACCGGTAAAAAACcatatgaatgtaaagaatgtgggaaggGCTATACCACTGCCTCATACCTTATCCTACATCAAAGAATTCATAAAGGCGGGAAACcatatgaatgtaaggaatgtagGAAAACCTTTACCTTGTATAGAAATCTTACTCGGCATCAGAAtattcatactggtgagaaacttTTTGAATGTAGGCAGTGTGGGAAGGCCTACACCACTGGCTCAAAACTTTTTCAACATCAGAAAATTCACACTGgtgagaagccctatgaatgtaaggaatgtgggaaggcctttagcTTGCATGGGTATCTCAATCAACATCAGAAAATTCACACTGGTGTGAAACCCTATGAGTGTAAGGAGTGTAAAAAAACTTTTACTTTGTATAGAAATCTTATTCGACATCAGAGTATTCATACCGGTAAGAAACTTtttgaatgtaaggaatgtgggaaggcctaTAGTACTGGCTCAAACCTGATTCAGCATCAGAAAACTCACACTGgtgagaagccctatgaatgtaaggaatgtgggaaggcctttagcTTGCATGGGTATCTTAATCAACATCAGAAAATTCACACTGGTGTGAAACCCTATGAGTGTAAGGTGTGTAGGAAAACCTTTACTTTCTATAGAAATCTTACTCTGCATCAGAGTATTCATACTGATAAGAAACCTtttgaatgtaaggaatgtgggaaagcctttagaCGCAGTTCACACCTGACTGCACACCAGAGTATTCATGCTGAgcaaaaaccctatgaatgtcaggaatgtgggaaggcctttaaaATGTATGGATACCTTACACAACATCAGAAAATTCATACTGGTGGGAAACCCTATGgctgtaaggaatgtgggaaggccttcagtcGTGCTTCAAACCTTGTTCAGCATGAAAGAATCCACACTGGTGAGAAGCCCTATGTGTGTAAGaagtgtgggaaggccttcagaTATGGTTCAGCCCTGAAAGCACATCAGGGAATTCATAGAGATACGCGACTCTAA